The nucleotide window GCAAGGCGTCCGCCGTATCCAGAATCCCCGCGATCCGCTTCTGCTCGGCGAGGGGCGCGAGAGGGATGATCGAAGCCTTTACCTTGGCATCAGATACCGCTGGGTAGTTCGCTCCGGTGGCGAGATCAACCATTCGCTGGATGAACTTCTCCGTCTTCACCCAATGAAACAAAAAGCTCGAATCTAGGCACTGAGCGTCTGGGCGAAGGACACAGTAACCCGTTGAAGCAGTCAGGCCGTCGTGTTCTGGACCAACGGCGGCTACGCCATTGAGATTCGGCCGAACAGTAGAGACCAAGATGTCGCCAGTTTGAACAATTTGGCGAGCTCTGCTTGGTGCTTCAGCACAGGCATATGTTTCAACCGTGGTTATCCGCTTGGCATCCTTGTCAACAGAACTGAGATCGATGTAATCGAACTCCGCGCAGTCACAGCTTCTCGGGTTCCACGTCAGGCACCGCTCGACCAATCCGGAAATTGGAACTTCCGGGAAGCTCATCCCAGCATCTCCTCCAACGCCTTCCGCCCCGCCGCAATCTCCTCCTCCAACCGCGCCAGCCGCGCCAGGATCACCTGCGGCGCTTCATGCGTTACCGCCTCGTACTCGACCTCCTTGTAGCGGTTGATGGACAGGTCGTAGTCGTTGCCGGCGATCTCGGTCTTGGGCACCAGGAAGCTCTGCGCGGTGCGCGGGCGCTGGCTTTCGCCCTCACCCCGACCCTCTCCCCCGGGAGAGGGGGATTGGAGGGTTTGCCAGCGCGCGAGGATGTCCGCCAGATCGCTCTTGTCCGGCTGCGGGGTGCGCTTGTCGTCCAGCGAGTAGCCGTCGGCGCGCATGTCGTAGAACCAGACCCGATCGGTGCCGCCGGCGCCGCTCTTGCCCAGCGGGTTGACCTTGGTGAACAGCAGGATCGCGGTGGAGACCCCGGCGTAGGGCTTGAACACGCCGGAGGGCATGGAAATCACCGCGTCGAGCTTCTGCTCCTCGACCAGAATCCGGCGCAGCGCCTTGTGGGCCTTGGAGGAGCCGAACAGCACGCCGTCCGGCACGATCACGGCGGCGCGGCCGCCGGTCTGCAACAGGCGCAGGAACAGGGCCAGGAACAGCAGCTCGGTCTTCTTGGTCTTGACGATCTGCAACAGGTCTTTGGCGGTGGTCTCGTAGTCCAGGCTGCCGGCGAACGGCGGGTTGGCGAGGATCAGGCTGAATTTCTCCTCGTCCACCTCAACGGATTGGGCGAGCGAGTCCTGGTAGCGGATGTCCGGGTTTTCCACGCCGTGCAGCAGCATGTTCATGCTGCCGATGCGCAGCATGGTGGGGTCGAAGTCGTAGCCGTGGAAGGTGCCGGCGTTGAACTTGCGGCGCGAGGCATCGGTTTTGTAGATCGCCTCGGAGTGGTGTTCGCGCAGGTACTCGGAGGCGGCGATCAGGAAGCCGGCGGTGCCGCAGGCGGGGTCGCAGATCACGTCCTTCGGGGTCGGCGCGGTGAGCGCGACCATGAGCTTGATGATGTGGCGCGGGGTGCGGAACTGGCCGTTCTGCCCGGCGGCGGCGATCTTGCCGAGCATGTATTCGTAGAGGTCGCCCTTGGTGTCGGCGTCGTCGGCCTTGAGGCTGTCGAGCTGATCGACCACGTTCGCGAGTACCCGGGCGGTGGGCATCATGAACAGGGCGTCTTTCATGTGGTGGGTGTAGGTGGAATTCTCCGGATCCCTATCGCCGTTGAGTCCGAGCGTTTTGATGAACGGGAACACCTCGTCACGCACGGTGACGAACATTCTCTCTGGCGCAGTTTGCTTGAAGTGCGACCAGCGCAGGTGCGTCTGGTCGGTCCGGAAAATCGGCTGCTCGACGGGCCGACCGCTGACACTCGCCTTCTCCTCCTTGAGCAGCTGGACCTGGTCGAGCCGCTGGATGAAGAGCAGATAGGTGAGCTGCTCAATGACGGAAAGTGGATTGGAGATGCCGCCCGACCACATCGTGTCCCAGATGCGGTCGATCCTGGACCTCAGTTCTCCCGTAATCATTGTTATTCCCCGGATTTGCTCGTTGCGCTGCCGGGGCGGGAGGATCCCGCCCGGCCTTGGGTAGATTTTACCGCCAAGACCGCGGTACGCCACGGGGCAGACGGAAAGCCGGGAGCACCTGTGCGCGGCCGGAAATGCTCGGGCGGAGATTCAAGCCGGCCCCGAGGCAGCGATGCTTCCTGCGGCCGGATACCATTCACGTCCACCAGCAATTCAAGCGCGGCCTCAACAGGACCCCGATCTCAGCGGGTCAGCATCGCTTCGGGAGGAGTCGAGCGAGAGCGGTCGAGGTCAAGTAAGGCGTTGCTTTACTCCGCGCGCGAATGGATTATCCTCAACACCACTACCTTAATGCTCGCGGGAAAACGGCCCATGAATAAATTGCACATCGGATTTGGTTTTCAATCGTTCCGCAGACGGTGATACAAACCCAAGAATTGCGAATGATTGTCGAAAATAGGCCACAAACCCTAGAGCAGTTTTGCAGGCTGTGATTCCGTAGCGATAATAGAATTGCTTTCCAAGACTTGTGTTGGCCCGCTCTACCTTGGGGAATCCGTTCATCACAGACAACACTTTAGGAGGGAGCTCTCCCGCCGTTAATTCCAAGTTTGTAAACCAATTGACTGCAATTCCACCTCTAGAACCCAGAATCCGGCCGGTATGCTTGTAATACAGAGCAAGAGACAGCTTTCGCCCGAATATCGTGATTGCTTCGAGTATTCCCGGATGGCTCAGATCGAGAAATCCCATTTCCGTGCTTACCTTGCCATTGGGAACCGCTACCCCATACTTCTTGGCGGCATTGCGCGCCGTTCGAACAGTTGGCTGGAGTGCCGACAGAATATCGGGGTTACGACGCCCGACAGCTTGAGCATGTTTTCTGAGGCAGGCTTCAGACCCCTCTCCTGGATCACCATCATGCAACCTAGAAATTAGGGCGATGATGCGTTCAGCGTCACTTGTACATCTATTGCATGAAGTACAAGCTGGGAAAACGTATTCCTCCGGCCACTGACGATCATCGAACAGCGAGCGAGAAGGAATGTGATCCTTTTCAACGGCTTGGGTGTCGCCGCCGCAAAAACAGCAATTTGGATGGTCAGAGAAAAATCTTTCTCTTCTAAGTCTACGTGATCCCATTGAGCTCCTGTTCCAGCTATCAGTAGCCGAATATCGCCTTCACGCGCACACCCTATGCAATAGCCTTGAAGAGCCTTACG belongs to Chromatiales bacterium and includes:
- a CDS encoding SAM-dependent DNA methyltransferase, translating into MITGELRSRIDRIWDTMWSGGISNPLSVIEQLTYLLFIQRLDQVQLLKEEKASVSGRPVEQPIFRTDQTHLRWSHFKQTAPERMFVTVRDEVFPFIKTLGLNGDRDPENSTYTHHMKDALFMMPTARVLANVVDQLDSLKADDADTKGDLYEYMLGKIAAAGQNGQFRTPRHIIKLMVALTAPTPKDVICDPACGTAGFLIAASEYLREHHSEAIYKTDASRRKFNAGTFHGYDFDPTMLRIGSMNMLLHGVENPDIRYQDSLAQSVEVDEEKFSLILANPPFAGSLDYETTAKDLLQIVKTKKTELLFLALFLRLLQTGGRAAVIVPDGVLFGSSKAHKALRRILVEEQKLDAVISMPSGVFKPYAGVSTAILLFTKVNPLGKSGAGGTDRVWFYDMRADGYSLDDKRTPQPDKSDLADILARWQTLQSPSPGGEGRGEGESQRPRTAQSFLVPKTEIAGNDYDLSINRYKEVEYEAVTHEAPQVILARLARLEEEIAAGRKALEEMLG